A window of Roseovarius sp. THAF27 contains these coding sequences:
- a CDS encoding FAD-binding oxidoreductase, translating to MAHTLTLQSQQSVTHDTHRYVFDRPEGFDFEPGQAAELAMCRDGWKDEGRPFTFTSLPADSHLEFTIKSYPSHDGVTEQLPTLTPGEEVTLDGPFGAITDKGPGVFLAAGAGVTPFIAILRKRAKEGDLDGCQLIFSNETEGDIILREEWDQMKGLKVDHVLSEEDVPDLHYGKVDKAFLEKNADLTGQVYICGPQGYVDAMRDAVKALGVPGERIHTEEGW from the coding sequence ATGGCCCATACACTGACCCTGCAATCGCAGCAAAGCGTCACCCACGACACGCATCGCTATGTCTTCGACCGGCCCGAAGGCTTTGACTTCGAGCCGGGACAGGCCGCCGAACTGGCGATGTGCCGCGACGGCTGGAAGGACGAGGGGCGGCCCTTTACCTTTACCTCGCTGCCCGCGGACAGCCACCTGGAGTTCACGATCAAGAGCTACCCGTCGCATGACGGCGTGACCGAGCAGTTGCCGACGCTGACGCCCGGCGAAGAGGTCACGCTGGACGGACCCTTTGGCGCGATCACCGACAAGGGGCCGGGTGTGTTTCTGGCCGCCGGGGCCGGGGTGACGCCCTTTATCGCGATCCTGCGGAAGCGGGCGAAAGAGGGTGATCTGGACGGCTGCCAGCTGATCTTTTCCAACGAGACCGAGGGCGACATCATCCTGCGCGAAGAGTGGGATCAGATGAAAGGCCTGAAGGTCGATCACGTGCTGTCCGAGGAAGACGTGCCGGACCTGCATTACGGCAAGGTCGACAAGGCGTTCCTGGAAAAGAACGCGGACCTGACCGGTCAGGTCTATATCTGCGGTCCGCAGGGCTATGTTGATGCGATGCGGGACGCGGTGAAGGCGCTGGGCGTTCCGGGCGAGCGCATCCATACCGAGGAAGGCTGGTGA
- a CDS encoding GNAT family N-acetyltransferase: protein MNADVTHDKILIQPDIRRLWPADKRLLLDHFARLDRETRRLRFGASVTEDFVAGYAETLLGLDSVVYGAFVDGDLHGVGELRMLLNSWPVRAEIALSVDPDWQHEGIGDALFVRMLAAAQNRGVRSLYMMCLRENERMQRLARRHDATLTFDIGEVEATLDPPWPTALSLAEEMVGETRTYLHAVLRPPF, encoded by the coding sequence ATGAATGCCGACGTCACTCATGACAAGATATTGATTCAGCCGGATATTCGCCGCCTGTGGCCGGCGGACAAACGGCTTTTGCTGGACCATTTCGCGCGGCTCGACCGCGAAACCCGCCGCCTGCGCTTTGGCGCCAGCGTGACCGAAGACTTCGTCGCCGGGTATGCCGAAACCCTGCTTGGCCTCGACAGCGTCGTCTACGGCGCCTTCGTCGACGGGGACCTGCACGGCGTGGGCGAGTTGCGGATGCTTCTGAACAGCTGGCCCGTGCGCGCCGAAATCGCCCTCAGCGTCGATCCCGACTGGCAGCACGAAGGCATCGGCGATGCGCTTTTCGTGCGGATGCTGGCGGCGGCGCAGAACCGGGGCGTGCGCTCGCTCTACATGATGTGTTTGCGCGAGAACGAACGGATGCAGCGCCTCGCGCGCCGCCACGACGCCACGTTGACCTTCGACATCGGCGAGGTCGAGGCCACGCTCGACCCGCCCTGGCCCACGGCGCTGTCGCTGGCCGAGGAAATGGTGGGTGAAACCCGCACCTACCTGCACGCGGTCCTGCGCCCGCCGTTCTGA
- a CDS encoding aminotransferase class I/II-fold pyridoxal phosphate-dependent enzyme has product MTTLPDFRLETHFAKWEFKARHHMTASDAESMALPELLAMASPEDRDGFETMWLGYTETYGAPDLRSAIAATYKAQPADNILCFAGASEGIFAANTVLLDADSHAIVVTPNYQSHESLPLAICEATGVPLDPDDNWSLDIDRVREAIRPNTRLLTINFPHNPTGAILPRDRYDALIELCRHHGIWILHDEIFNGLGPSDAEHLPFIADVYERGLSLGVMSKSYGLPGLRIGWIACQDREVLSRMERMKHYLSICNSGPSERLALIALKSRAKILARNCAIVDENLPKWDAFFARHPDLFEWRRPDGACMGFPRYLGADGVEEFARKLVEEAGVLLLPGTIYRSDLGPTPTDRFRLGFGRRGLDEGLAAMEAHLTRAG; this is encoded by the coding sequence ATGACGACCCTGCCCGATTTCCGGCTGGAAACCCATTTCGCCAAGTGGGAATTCAAGGCCCGCCACCACATGACCGCCTCGGACGCCGAGAGCATGGCGCTGCCCGAGCTGCTGGCCATGGCCAGCCCCGAGGACCGCGACGGGTTCGAGACTATGTGGCTGGGCTATACCGAAACCTACGGCGCGCCCGATCTGCGCTCGGCGATTGCCGCAACCTACAAGGCGCAACCGGCGGACAACATCCTGTGTTTCGCCGGGGCCAGCGAGGGCATTTTCGCCGCCAACACCGTGCTGCTGGATGCGGACAGCCACGCCATCGTGGTTACCCCCAACTACCAGTCGCATGAAAGCCTGCCCCTAGCGATCTGCGAGGCGACGGGCGTGCCGCTCGACCCGGACGACAACTGGTCGCTCGACATCGACCGGGTGCGCGAAGCGATCCGCCCCAACACCCGCCTGCTGACCATCAACTTTCCGCACAACCCCACTGGCGCGATCCTGCCGCGCGACCGCTACGACGCGCTGATCGAGCTTTGCCGTCACCACGGCATCTGGATCCTGCATGACGAGATCTTCAACGGTCTCGGCCCGTCGGACGCCGAACACCTGCCGTTCATCGCCGATGTCTACGAACGCGGGCTCTCGCTGGGCGTGATGTCGAAATCCTACGGTCTGCCGGGGCTGCGGATCGGCTGGATCGCCTGCCAGGACCGCGAGGTGCTGAGCCGGATGGAGCGGATGAAGCATTACCTGTCGATCTGCAATTCCGGCCCCAGCGAGCGGCTGGCGCTGATCGCCCTGAAGAGCCGCGCGAAAATCCTGGCCCGCAACTGCGCCATCGTGGACGAGAACCTGCCCAAATGGGACGCGTTCTTTGCCCGCCATCCCGATCTTTTCGAGTGGCGGCGCCCGGACGGCGCCTGCATGGGCTTCCCGCGCTACCTGGGGGCGGATGGTGTCGAGGAATTCGCCCGCAAGCTGGTGGAAGAGGCGGGCGTGCTGCTTCTGCCCGGCACGATCTACCGCTCCGACCTCGGGCCGACCCCGACAGACCGCTTCCGCCTCGGCTTCGGGCGGCGCGGGCTGGACGAAGGGCTGGCGGCGATGGAGGCGCATCTGACGCGCGCCGGCTGA
- a CDS encoding histone deacetylase family protein: protein MSTLLVTHEDGLNHVTPDGHPERVARLEHLWPALEGKDVVRAEAPLATDADLTLCHPQDYVNMVREAIPAQGFNQLDGDTWLSPGSFDCASRAVGGAMLAVDKVLDGEVGNAFVAMRPPGHHAETATPMGFCLFGTVAIAAKHALDRHGLSRVAVVDFDVHHGNGSQDLLRGEARALFISSHQMPLWPGTGGAHETGDHDNVLNVPLAPGTAGQGFRQEYEGQVFPRLKEFRPELILVSAGFDAHADDPLANLNLREDDFAWVTRRLCEIAAEHCDGRLVSCLEGGYDLNALAASGAVHVDELIRAAG from the coding sequence ATGTCCACGCTACTTGTCACCCACGAGGACGGTCTCAACCACGTCACGCCCGACGGCCACCCCGAACGCGTGGCGCGGCTGGAACACCTGTGGCCCGCGCTCGAGGGCAAGGACGTGGTCCGGGCCGAGGCGCCGCTGGCGACGGATGCCGACCTGACGCTGTGTCATCCGCAGGACTACGTCAACATGGTCCGCGAGGCGATCCCGGCGCAGGGCTTCAACCAGCTTGACGGCGACACGTGGCTGTCGCCCGGCTCGTTCGACTGCGCGTCGCGCGCCGTCGGCGGCGCGATGCTGGCGGTGGACAAGGTGCTGGATGGCGAGGTCGGCAACGCCTTCGTCGCCATGCGCCCGCCGGGCCACCACGCCGAAACCGCCACGCCGATGGGCTTCTGCCTGTTCGGCACGGTGGCCATTGCCGCGAAACACGCGCTGGACCGGCACGGATTGTCCCGAGTCGCCGTGGTGGATTTCGACGTGCATCACGGCAACGGCTCGCAGGACCTGCTGCGCGGCGAGGCGCGCGCGCTCTTCATCTCGTCCCACCAGATGCCGCTCTGGCCCGGCACGGGCGGCGCGCATGAAACCGGCGACCACGACAACGTGCTGAACGTGCCCTTGGCGCCGGGCACGGCCGGGCAGGGGTTCCGGCAGGAATACGAAGGCCAGGTCTTTCCCCGGCTCAAAGAGTTCAGGCCCGAGCTGATCCTGGTCTCGGCCGGCTTCGACGCCCATGCCGACGACCCGCTGGCCAACCTCAACCTGCGCGAGGACGATTTCGCCTGGGTCACCCGCCGCCTGTGCGAGATCGCGGCGGAACACTGCGACGGCCGCCTGGTCTCCTGCCTCGAAGGCGGCTATGATCTGAACGCCCTGGCCGCCAGCGGGGCGGTGCACGTGGACGAGTTGATCCGCGCGGCGGGCTGA
- a CDS encoding murein hydrolase activator EnvC — protein MIRAALLSLALMGSAPALAQDPGTEARAASDRLNRAAALMEAAEGAANRVKALTEVVGAYEDGLEAMREGLRRAAIQEEALSRRLQSREDEIARLLGVLQSMAQSEGPVLLLHPSGPIGTARSGMILSDVTPALETRAAALRAELEEVTVLRQLQQSALDTLREGLQGAQDARTALSQAIADRTDLPRRFVEDPVKTALLVASTETLEGFASGLSQIAVDEAPGSLPGIDARKGSLRLPVEGRILRRAGEADAAGIVRPGILMATRPRALVTTPAPATLRYRGELLDYGNVVILEPQAGLLMVFAGLDVVYGDIGEVLPGGSPIGMMGAPGGETGEDANALLIENEKDAGASRSQTLYIELREDNEPVDPETWFETSEG, from the coding sequence ATGATCCGCGCGGCGCTTCTTTCGCTGGCGCTCATGGGCAGCGCCCCCGCCCTGGCGCAGGATCCCGGCACGGAGGCGCGGGCGGCGTCGGACCGCCTGAACCGGGCCGCGGCGCTGATGGAGGCGGCCGAGGGCGCGGCCAACCGCGTGAAGGCGCTGACGGAAGTGGTGGGCGCCTACGAGGACGGGCTGGAAGCGATGCGCGAAGGGCTGCGCCGCGCCGCCATCCAGGAAGAGGCGCTGTCGCGCCGCCTGCAATCGCGCGAGGACGAGATCGCCCGCCTGCTGGGCGTGTTGCAGAGCATGGCGCAATCCGAGGGGCCGGTGCTGTTGTTGCACCCTTCCGGCCCGATCGGCACGGCGCGGTCGGGCATGATCCTGTCGGATGTCACCCCGGCGCTGGAAACCCGCGCCGCCGCCCTGCGGGCCGAGCTGGAAGAGGTGACCGTGCTGCGGCAGTTGCAGCAAAGCGCGCTCGACACCCTGCGCGAGGGGCTGCAGGGCGCACAGGATGCGCGCACCGCGTTGAGCCAGGCGATTGCCGACCGCACCGACCTGCCGCGCCGGTTCGTCGAGGACCCGGTGAAGACCGCGCTGCTGGTGGCCTCGACCGAGACGCTGGAAGGGTTCGCCAGCGGGCTGAGCCAGATCGCGGTCGACGAGGCGCCCGGATCGCTGCCCGGGATCGACGCCCGCAAGGGCAGCCTGCGCCTGCCGGTCGAGGGGCGCATCCTACGCCGTGCCGGAGAGGCCGATGCCGCCGGGATCGTTCGGCCCGGCATCCTGATGGCGACCCGGCCCCGGGCGCTGGTGACCACGCCGGCCCCGGCCACGCTGCGCTATCGCGGCGAGCTTCTGGATTACGGCAATGTGGTGATCCTGGAGCCGCAGGCGGGCCTTCTGATGGTGTTTGCCGGGCTTGACGTGGTGTACGGCGACATCGGCGAGGTTCTGCCCGGCGGCAGCCCGATCGGCATGATGGGCGCGCCCGGGGGCGAGACCGGCGAGGATGCTAACGCGCTCTTGATCGAGAATGAAAAAGATGCGGGTGCGTCCCGGAGCCAAACCCTTTATATAGAACTGCGAGAAGACAACGAACCCGTCGATCCGGAGACCTGGTTCGAGACAAGCGAAGGATGA
- a CDS encoding DUF2794 domain-containing protein, translating into MTFQPTSPFPPQGSAQQVAFHRTELAAILSVYGRMVAAGEWRDYGISSLRDVAIFSVFRRTAENPLYRIEKRPKLRSRQGQYAVIGMDGQVLKRGHDLRTVLRVLERKLIRAVD; encoded by the coding sequence ATGACATTTCAACCCACCTCTCCGTTCCCGCCGCAAGGCAGCGCGCAACAGGTGGCCTTCCACCGCACCGAGCTTGCCGCGATCCTGTCGGTCTATGGACGCATGGTCGCCGCCGGTGAATGGCGCGACTACGGGATCTCCAGCCTGCGAGACGTCGCGATCTTCTCGGTCTTCCGCCGCACCGCCGAGAACCCGCTCTACCGGATCGAGAAACGCCCCAAGCTGCGCAGCCGGCAGGGGCAATACGCGGTGATCGGCATGGACGGACAGGTGCTGAAACGCGGGCACGACCTGCGCACCGTCTTGCGCGTGCTGGAGCGCAAGCTTATCCGTGCGGTAGACTGA
- the gpmI gene encoding 2,3-bisphosphoglycerate-independent phosphoglycerate mutase codes for MSAPRPVVLCILDGWGLSEAREANAPALAATPHFDRLMETCPNATLITHGHDVGLPEGQMGNSEVGHLNIGAGRVIEMDLRRIDRAIETGTFGALPGFIRFADKVEAAGGTAHLLGVLSDGGVHSHIGHMIAAANALTARGVPVAIHAFTDGRDVAPTSAKVYLEALRAALPIGARIATVSGRYYAMDRDNRWDRVQLAYEALAHGEGYTADTAACGIDEAYAKGRTDEFIKPRVLGDYDGMKDGDGLLCLNFRADRAREILAAFADPEFDDFETGPRPAFSVVSGFTEYSRRHSAYMDCIFPDEQPVNTLSAWLAQHGKRQFHTAETEKYPHVTFFLAGGRETPEDGEARYMAPSPKVATYDLQPEMSAGEVTDHLVEAIAEGYDFIVVNYANPDMVGHTGDLGAAIRACEAVDAGLGRVLDALDAAGGAIIVTADHGNCETMVDPLTGGPHTAHTTNPVPVIVRGAAKGARLRDGRLADLAPTVLDLMDLPKPDEMTGTSLLE; via the coding sequence TTGAGCGCGCCAAGACCCGTAGTTCTGTGTATTCTCGACGGTTGGGGACTGAGCGAGGCGCGTGAGGCGAACGCGCCCGCGCTGGCCGCGACGCCGCATTTCGATCGGCTGATGGAGACCTGTCCGAACGCCACGCTGATCACCCATGGCCATGACGTGGGCCTGCCCGAAGGGCAGATGGGCAATTCCGAGGTGGGACATCTCAATATCGGCGCGGGCCGGGTGATCGAGATGGATCTGCGGCGCATCGACCGGGCCATCGAGACGGGCACGTTCGGCGCCCTGCCCGGGTTCATCCGGTTTGCCGACAAGGTAGAGGCCGCGGGGGGCACCGCGCACCTGTTGGGCGTGCTGTCGGATGGCGGGGTGCACAGCCATATCGGGCACATGATCGCGGCGGCCAACGCGCTGACCGCACGGGGCGTGCCGGTGGCCATTCATGCCTTCACCGACGGGCGCGACGTGGCGCCGACCTCGGCCAAGGTGTACCTGGAGGCGTTGCGCGCGGCGCTGCCCATAGGGGCCCGGATCGCCACCGTTTCGGGGCGGTATTACGCGATGGACCGCGACAACCGCTGGGACCGGGTGCAGCTGGCCTACGAGGCGCTGGCCCATGGCGAGGGGTACACCGCCGACACCGCCGCCTGCGGCATCGACGAGGCCTATGCCAAGGGCCGCACCGACGAGTTCATCAAGCCGCGCGTGCTGGGGGATTACGACGGCATGAAGGACGGCGACGGCCTTTTGTGCCTGAATTTCCGCGCCGACCGGGCGCGCGAGATCCTGGCGGCCTTTGCCGATCCCGAGTTCGACGATTTCGAGACCGGCCCGCGCCCCGCCTTTTCGGTCGTCAGCGGGTTCACCGAGTATTCGCGCCGCCACAGTGCCTACATGGACTGCATCTTTCCCGACGAGCAGCCGGTGAACACCCTGAGCGCCTGGCTGGCGCAGCATGGCAAGCGCCAGTTCCACACCGCGGAGACCGAGAAATACCCGCATGTCACGTTCTTTCTGGCCGGCGGGCGCGAGACCCCCGAGGACGGCGAGGCGCGGTACATGGCGCCGTCGCCCAAGGTGGCGACCTATGATTTGCAGCCCGAGATGTCGGCGGGCGAGGTCACCGATCACCTGGTGGAGGCCATCGCCGAAGGCTACGATTTCATCGTGGTGAACTATGCCAACCCCGACATGGTCGGCCATACCGGCGACCTGGGGGCGGCGATCCGCGCCTGCGAGGCGGTGGATGCGGGGCTGGGCCGGGTGCTCGACGCGCTGGACGCGGCGGGGGGCGCCATCATCGTCACCGCCGATCACGGCAATTGCGAGACCATGGTGGACCCGCTGACCGGCGGGCCGCATACCGCGCATACCACCAACCCGGTGCCGGTCATCGTCAGGGGCGCGGCCAAGGGCGCGCGTCTGCGCGACGGGCGGCTGGCCGACCTGGCGCCGACGGTGCTGGACCTGATGGACCTGCCCAAGCCGGACGAGATGACCGGGACGAGCCTTCTGGAATGA
- a CDS encoding S41 family peptidase, whose translation MKKFLIAALVGSLTGAVVTTQVAAPLLAQEAAKTTNVYEQLDLFGDIFERIRSQYVEEVDEGELIEAAINGMLTSLDPHSSYLSPDDAADMRVQTRGEFGGLGIEVTQEDGFVKVVSPIDGTPAENAGIEAGDFITHVDSESVLGLTLDEAVEMMRGPVGSEIVITVVREGEAEPFDVSIVRDTIKLTAVRVRTEQQSVVLRVTTFNDQTFRNLESGLAEQIEDAGGIDKINGIVLDLRNNPGGLLNQAIQVSDAFLEKGEIVSTRGRAPEDGERFNAKPGDLAEGKPIVVLINGGSASASEIVAGALQDHRRAIVVGTKSFGKGSVQTVMPLRGDGAMRLTTARYYTPSGRSIQALGVSPDIIVDQPRRAEESEEDEEENPANRFDRSEADLRGRLDNDSLSEDEIRQIEEEREKVEQAAKLREEDYQLAYAIDILKGLTALGPEYE comes from the coding sequence ATGAAGAAGTTTCTGATCGCCGCCCTCGTCGGCAGCCTGACGGGCGCGGTCGTGACAACCCAAGTCGCCGCGCCGCTTCTGGCGCAGGAGGCGGCCAAGACGACGAATGTCTACGAACAGCTTGACCTCTTTGGCGATATTTTCGAGCGGATCCGCTCGCAATATGTCGAGGAAGTAGACGAAGGCGAACTGATCGAGGCCGCCATCAACGGCATGCTGACCTCGCTCGATCCGCATTCGAGTTACCTCAGCCCCGACGATGCCGCCGACATGAGGGTGCAGACCCGCGGCGAGTTCGGCGGGCTTGGCATCGAGGTGACTCAGGAAGACGGATTCGTGAAGGTGGTGTCGCCGATCGACGGCACACCGGCCGAGAATGCCGGCATCGAGGCGGGCGATTTCATCACCCATGTGGACAGCGAAAGCGTGCTCGGCCTGACCCTGGACGAGGCGGTGGAAATGATGCGCGGCCCGGTGGGCAGCGAGATCGTCATCACCGTGGTCCGCGAAGGCGAGGCGGAGCCGTTCGACGTGTCGATCGTGCGCGACACGATCAAGCTGACCGCCGTACGGGTGCGGACCGAACAGCAAAGCGTCGTTCTGCGGGTGACAACGTTCAACGACCAGACCTTCCGCAACCTGGAAAGCGGCCTGGCCGAGCAGATCGAGGACGCGGGCGGCATCGACAAGATCAACGGCATCGTGCTGGACCTGCGCAACAACCCCGGGGGCCTGTTGAACCAGGCGATCCAGGTCAGCGACGCGTTCCTGGAAAAGGGCGAGATCGTCAGCACACGGGGCCGTGCGCCCGAGGATGGCGAGCGTTTCAACGCCAAGCCGGGCGACCTGGCGGAGGGCAAGCCTATCGTGGTGCTCATCAACGGCGGCTCGGCCTCGGCCTCGGAAATCGTCGCCGGCGCGCTGCAGGATCACCGCCGCGCCATCGTCGTGGGCACCAAGAGTTTCGGCAAGGGATCGGTCCAGACGGTCATGCCTCTGCGGGGCGACGGCGCAATGCGCCTGACCACGGCGCGGTATTACACGCCGTCGGGCCGCTCTATCCAGGCGCTGGGTGTCAGCCCGGACATCATCGTGGACCAGCCGCGCCGCGCCGAGGAAAGCGAGGAGGACGAGGAGGAAAACCCCGCCAACCGCTTTGACCGCTCCGAGGCGGACCTGCGCGGGCGTCTCGACAATGACAGCCTGAGCGAGGACGAGATCCGCCAGATCGAGGAAGAGCGCGAGAAGGTCGAGCAAGCCGCCAAGCTGCGCGAGGAAGACTACCAGCTGGCCTATGCCATCGACATCCTCAAGGGCCTGACGGCGCTGGGTCCGGAATACGAGTGA
- the rlmH gene encoding 23S rRNA (pseudouridine(1915)-N(3))-methyltransferase RlmH codes for MRVHICAVGRLKTGPERALLDDYLVRFDRTGRRLGLGPAEMHEVEDRKGGGMEAEAQLLERALPKGAVIVALDERGKLLTSPEFSQHLAGWRDTGRGDVAFVIGGADGIAPALRDRAEVALSFGKMVWPHMLARVMLAEQLYRAASILAGAPYHRA; via the coding sequence ATGCGCGTCCATATCTGCGCGGTGGGCCGGCTGAAGACCGGCCCGGAACGCGCCTTGCTCGATGATTACCTGGTCCGGTTCGACCGGACCGGACGCAGGCTGGGGCTTGGCCCGGCAGAGATGCACGAGGTCGAGGATCGCAAGGGCGGCGGCATGGAGGCCGAGGCGCAGCTGCTGGAGCGCGCCTTGCCCAAGGGGGCGGTGATCGTGGCGCTGGACGAGCGCGGCAAGCTGCTGACCTCTCCTGAATTTTCGCAACACCTGGCCGGCTGGCGCGATACCGGGCGCGGCGACGTGGCCTTCGTGATCGGCGGCGCCGACGGGATCGCGCCCGCGCTGCGCGACCGGGCGGAGGTCGCGCTGTCCTTCGGCAAGATGGTATGGCCGCACATGCTGGCCCGGGTGATGCTGGCCGAGCAGCTTTACCGCGCGGCTTCGATCCTGGCGGGGGCGCCCTATCATCGGGCGTGA
- a CDS encoding mechanosensitive ion channel family protein produces the protein MSSPAEATPDAANDAIEQAQTIAIGLWEQAQLFVAGLLRPWSLYQVGIIIGLWVAATILARIFGPHLHNWMRTREGWPKWRMRFLVMMHRRLRLIFMVLLIWPVYGIMQEVTWPSRSYLIGVMASLATAWLFIAVITRLIGNAFLRGMVRYAAWTWVTLSIVGLTDETIQILDSAAVHLGEMRLSLWIVLQAVAMIAFLMFLARFVSTTSASRIRSNKDISPSMQVLAVKVIQILLYGAAFFIGLRAVGVDLTGLAVLSGAIGVGLGFGLQKVVSNLVSGVIILLDKSIKPGDVISLGETFGWINSLGARYVSITTRDGKEYLIPNEDLITGQVVNWSHSNEFVRLDIYFGTAYGDDPHLVRKVAIDAAKGVERVLAFKAPVCHIVGFGDSSVDYILRFWISDPTGGLTNIRGNVYLALWDAFQEHGISIPFPQREVTVLEGSELGTRALDRGDPGKPPQGGAAGEHGP, from the coding sequence ATGAGCTCGCCCGCCGAGGCGACGCCGGACGCCGCCAACGACGCGATCGAACAGGCCCAGACCATCGCCATCGGGCTGTGGGAACAGGCGCAATTGTTCGTGGCCGGTCTGTTGCGGCCATGGAGCCTCTACCAGGTGGGGATCATCATCGGGCTTTGGGTTGCGGCGACGATCCTGGCGCGGATCTTCGGCCCGCACCTGCACAACTGGATGCGCACCCGCGAGGGCTGGCCCAAGTGGCGGATGCGGTTCCTGGTGATGATGCACCGACGCTTGCGCCTGATCTTCATGGTGCTTCTGATCTGGCCGGTCTACGGGATCATGCAGGAGGTGACATGGCCCAGCCGGTCCTACCTCATCGGCGTCATGGCGAGCCTTGCCACCGCGTGGCTGTTCATCGCGGTCATCACGCGGCTGATCGGCAACGCGTTCCTGCGCGGCATGGTGCGCTATGCCGCCTGGACATGGGTCACCCTGTCGATCGTCGGGCTGACGGACGAGACGATCCAGATCCTGGACAGCGCGGCGGTGCACCTGGGCGAGATGCGCCTGTCGCTGTGGATCGTGTTGCAGGCCGTCGCGATGATCGCGTTCCTGATGTTCCTGGCGCGGTTCGTATCCACGACTTCGGCCTCGCGCATCCGGTCTAACAAGGACATCTCGCCGTCGATGCAGGTGCTGGCGGTGAAGGTCATCCAGATCCTGCTTTACGGGGCGGCCTTCTTCATCGGGCTGCGCGCCGTGGGGGTGGACCTGACCGGCCTCGCGGTGCTGTCGGGTGCCATCGGTGTCGGCCTTGGTTTCGGCCTGCAAAAAGTGGTGTCGAACCTTGTGTCGGGGGTGATCATCCTTCTGGACAAGTCGATCAAGCCGGGTGACGTAATCAGCCTGGGCGAGACCTTTGGCTGGATAAATTCACTGGGCGCGCGGTACGTGTCGATCACCACGCGGGACGGCAAGGAATACCTCATTCCAAACGAGGACCTGATCACCGGGCAGGTGGTGAACTGGTCGCATTCCAACGAGTTCGTGCGGCTGGATATCTATTTCGGCACCGCTTATGGCGACGACCCGCACCTGGTGCGCAAGGTGGCCATCGACGCCGCCAAGGGGGTGGAGCGGGTGCTGGCCTTCAAGGCGCCGGTGTGCCACATCGTGGGCTTCGGTGACAGCAGCGTGGATTACATCCTGCGGTTCTGGATCAGCGACCCTACGGGCGGCCTGACCAACATTCGGGGCAACGTCTACCTGGCGCTGTGGGACGCGTTCCAGGAGCACGGTATTTCCATCCCCTTCCCGCAGCGCGAGGTCACCGTGCTGGAAGGCTCGGAACTGGGCACGCGGGCGCTGGACCGGGGCGACCCGGGCAAACCGCCGCAGGGCGGCGCGGCAGGGGAACACGGCCCCTGA
- the rsfS gene encoding ribosome silencing factor, which yields MATSSDAQLARILSALDEDKAEEIVQIDLRGKSAIGDHMVICSGRSSRQVTAIAEKLSERLKSEMGVLTKVEGKDAGDWVLIDTGDVIVHVFRPEVRDFYQLEKMWLQGHGAAQAAKS from the coding sequence ATGGCGACAAGCAGTGACGCACAGCTTGCGCGTATCCTTTCCGCACTCGACGAAGACAAGGCCGAAGAGATCGTCCAGATCGACCTTCGCGGCAAATCCGCGATCGGCGATCACATGGTGATCTGCTCGGGCCGGTCCTCGCGCCAGGTGACGGCCATCGCCGAAAAGCTTTCGGAGCGGCTGAAATCCGAGATGGGCGTGCTGACCAAGGTCGAGGGCAAGGACGCGGGCGACTGGGTGCTGATCGACACGGGCGACGTGATCGTCCATGTCTTCCGCCCCGAGGTGCGGGACTTCTACCAGCTTGAAAAGATGTGGCTTCAGGGTCACGGGGCAGCCCAGGCCGCCAAGAGCTGA
- a CDS encoding GNAT family N-acetyltransferase: MPELRRPSADDLADLTALCLRSKAYWGYDAEFMAACVPVLTLTEADLKDVPTITEVEGETLLGMVQVSNGDEGCTLQRLFVDPAHMGMGTGRRLFQWAVGTARGMGAAEMIVESDPGAVPFYVAMGCRPAGAAPSEAIPGRMLPRLAYDLR; this comes from the coding sequence ATGCCCGAATTGCGCCGCCCTTCCGCCGATGATCTTGCCGACCTGACCGCCCTGTGCCTGCGGTCCAAGGCCTATTGGGGGTATGACGCGGAGTTCATGGCCGCCTGCGTGCCGGTGCTGACGCTGACCGAGGCCGATCTGAAGGACGTTCCGACGATCACCGAGGTCGAAGGCGAGACGCTGCTCGGCATGGTGCAGGTCTCGAACGGGGACGAGGGCTGTACCCTGCAAAGGCTTTTCGTGGATCCCGCGCATATGGGCATGGGCACGGGGCGGCGGCTGTTTCAGTGGGCGGTCGGGACGGCCCGCGGCATGGGGGCCGCGGAAATGATCGTCGAGTCCGATCCCGGCGCGGTGCCCTTCTATGTCGCCATGGGTTGCCGGCCCGCAGGCGCGGCCCCGTCCGAGGCGATCCCGGGCCGGATGCTGCCGCGCCTGGCGTACGACCTGCGGTAG